A part of Dreissena polymorpha isolate Duluth1 chromosome 13, UMN_Dpol_1.0, whole genome shotgun sequence genomic DNA contains:
- the LOC127854592 gene encoding trichohyalin-like: MSTDCMYGVQEKHWWDVNSQEYDRKLREKAEHDRKRLQAAEKREEIIQEEVQRIAKENEEERLYFTKRYVVYERKAKAGQKALVSRIERKLTTAQENYEQQVKERLNEIKQDVKKEEDRTKHALKAQQKLEKQNHKRFLKMLHKTQKGIDEANNTIAKAFEAIATDIKKEREEKEQEQRKKMKKLEKDAQKWSKKIRKEITKRESITKSKQEERSSILEKGASISTPKAMLKVVLGDERCKRGCICCALVTMF, translated from the exons ATGTCAACTGATTGCATGTATGGCGTGCAGGAGAAGCATTGGTGGGACGTGAACTCGCAGGAGTACGACCGGAAGTTGCGCGAGAAAGCGGAACACGACCGGAAGCGACTGCAAGCGGCCGAGAAACGAGAGGAAATAATTCAAGAGGAAGTTCAA AGAATTGCCAAAGAAAACGAAGAGGAGAGGCTGTATTTTACCAAACGATATGTGGTATATGAAAGGAAGGCAAA GGCGGGACAGAAAGCTCTGGTCAGTCGTATAGAGAGGAAGCTGACCACCGCGCAAGAGAACTATGAACAGCAAGTCAAAGAGAGGCTCAACGAAATCAAGCAAGACGT taaaaagGAGGAAGACAGAACGAAACACGCTCTTAAGGCGCAACAGAAGCTAGAGAAACAAAACCACAAGCGCTTCCTCAAGATGTTGCACAAGACACAAAAG GGTATCGACGAGGCTAATAACACGATTGCCAAGGCGTTTGAAGCCATAGCAACGGATATTAAAAAGGAACGAGAAGAAAAAGAACAGGAGCAGCGTAAGAAAATGAAAAA ACTCGAGAAAGATGCGCAGAAATGGTCGAAGAAGATTAGGAAGGAAATCACCAAGCGCGAGTCGATAACGAAGAGCAAACAAGAAGAACGGTCATCTATTCTAGAAAAG GGCGCGAGTATTTCCACGCCGAAGGCAATGCTCAAGGTCGTGTTGGGTGACGAAAGATGCAAACGCGGATGTATCTGTTGTGCATTGGTCACGATGTTCTAA
- the LOC127854880 gene encoding uncharacterized protein LOC127854880 — protein MLENLVWDCVKPCIMDLKMGTQQFSENDNEAKRMLKERKCAETTSASLGFRICGTQGYQIQTSAYIFHDKYYGRSLNELSTKEELRHFFHNGVFLRCDVIEQMIQKIVSLECVLIKEKLFNLHSTSLLLLYDGDVADDVISVASNHVMKKNGVTVVMRKGDDTITPRSLLSNGLFTQQLCSQDSSKCDVRIEGLKLKSFSDVKTCTRDIENCDVPNEKLTLNSSSDVKSSPSNTPKHESYQGHRDISHSRLVGRENCALPYVEFPPVEKGNNSIIQCQNENVENAPVKNPYTSRRSVERIESSSEIDAIVTKVFNGDAVTYANQQRVLTSNVEQQCRVDMRLIDFANASDKTSDVENAENRPILFGLGKLKAMLNEILQEEIHHQ, from the exons ATGCTTGAAAATCTCGTCTGGGACTGCGTCAAGCCGTGTATTATGGATCTCAAAATGGGCACACAACAATTCAGCGAAAATGACAACGAGGCAAAGCGGATGTTGAAAGAGCGCAAGTGTGCGGAAACAACTTCCGCCTCGCTTGGTTTTCGAATCTGCGGGACTCAG GGTTATCAAATTCAAACATCGGCCTACATCTTTCACGACAAGTACTACGGACGATCACTTAACGAGCTAAGTACAAAAGAGGAGCTACGCCATTTCTTCCACAACGGCGTCTTTCTGCGTTGTGACGTTATAGAACAAATGATTCAGAAAATTGTGTCACTCGAATGTGTTCTAATTAAAGAAAAACTTTTCAATCTGCATTCCACATCGTTGCTTCTGTTATATGACGGTGATGTTGCTGATGACGTCATCAGTGTCGCTAGCAATCACGTCATGAAAAAGAACGGTGTGACGGTAGTAATGCGGAAAGGTGATGACACTATTACTCCAAGAAGCTTATTATCCAACGGGCTTTTTACTCAGCAATTATGTTCACAAGACAGTTCAAAGTGTGATGTACGAATTGAAGGACTGAAATTGAAGTCTTTCTCTGACGTCAAAACTTGTACGCGAGATATTGAAAATTGTGATGTACCCAATGAAAAGCTGACATTGAACTCTTCATCTGACGTCAAATCGTCGCCAAGCAACACGCCGAAACACGAGTCATATCAAGGCCACCGTGATATCTCTCACAGTCGATTGGTCGGCAGAGAGAATTGCGCTTTGCCTTACGTCGAATTCCCGCCCGTCGAAAAAGGAAATAATAGCATCATACAGTGTCAAAATGAAAACGTAGAAAACGCACCGGTGAAAAATCCTTACACATCGAGGCGAAGTGTAGAAAGAATAGAATCTTCCTCAGAAATTGACGCGATTGTCACAAAGGTATTCAATGGAGATGCCGTGACATATGCCAATCAACAGCGAGTTTTGACTTCAAATGTTGAGCAACAATGTAGGGTCGATATGAGGTTAATAGATTTCGCTAATGCTAGTGATAAAACGTCCGACGTGGAGAATGCAGAGAATCGACCGATTCTGTTTGGATTAGGAAAACTTAAAGCAATGCTCAATGAAATTCTCCAAGAAGAGATCCATCATCAGTAA